In the Salvia miltiorrhiza cultivar Shanhuang (shh) chromosome 8, IMPLAD_Smil_shh, whole genome shotgun sequence genome, ATTGAGTGTGGGATCATACAAAAATGAGTGTTTGTGATTAAAAAGATAAAGTGAGatcatgttaaaaaaaaaaaaagtagtataCTATTTGTGAACACCAAATCAAGTAATTGTTATATATTATTGGTGGACGGAAGTAGTATTTTGTACGTAACATCCCAATTTTGATGCTCACTATGCATTGCGTAGGCGGACATactaatatgtatatatatggagagagagagagagagagagatagagcaAGGTGAAGGGTGTGTTGTACATGTTTCTGGGGCCAAAGTCAATGAGTAGAGGTGCACAAAGAAACGGCCATAAGGGATGGGCTTGCCTCGTTATCCCTCTTGAAGATACAATATCACCATAAACTCAAGACTTGAACACACCTTAAGAGTTAAGATGAAAAGGCAATCATATTCATAAATGGTTTCAAGCATTCAAACAAACAAAGACGAGTTCATTGTTTCATGGATCAAATCACCAATTTCAAGGATCATGTTGCAATAATAAGCCACTAATCTTTGGTGCATTCCTTAAAAGTGAAATGCAATGAATCCAATAAACACGATACGTGAATTGCACCAATAATCTTTCTCTATCCttctttaaaaattgaaaatatctgACTAAGAACGAGATTAGGTAATCATAATCATTGTGACGTGCACAAACCAAACTACGCGGAAATGAAAGTCTAGTAAGTTCACTAAAACACAGCAGTAAATAGTAAATACAATAAACTGCTGCTTCGCCCTAGATGTTAGCACATATTTTAGCAAGTGTTAATACAAAGCATGCCCAGAAAAACATTGCTTACGCCTCAAATTTAGGTATGTTCAAAACATAACAATACATATTTCACGATCTGCTGCAACACATAGTTCACTTTTTTAGACCACAGCCAATTAAATACCAGTTATTTCATAGTATTTGCTTTGGGACAATGTGTAACatgtattttatgcttgcaGTACAAACAAATTGTAGTCTATCATATAGTAAATACATAACAGCAAAAAGTACTGAAAGAACAAAGattgaaatttgattttattctcTTTCCTAAACCCTTATAATTGAAATAAGCAGTCTGCCCCTCCCACTAAAAGGCATTTTACTATTCAAGAGGTATTATTCCATAGGGGGTAGCAATGGCAGGAAAAGAACACATTGAATGACATAAAGATAATTCTGCCATACAAGTATCAAAAGGTTCGGAGCTGAGCAAGTGCAGAGTTACAAAACATGAAAAAACATCCGGACCAAATCAAAAGATACACAAATTGTCTTACCTCCAATTTATCAAATCTATACACATTCAGagataaattataaatatccaGATATGCTAGACAAATATTCAAAGTGTAGGAGGGGAAGGTTGTTAGGAAGAACATTAGATGAAAGCATATAGTAAAAGGGGAAATTTCAGGATGTATATCCGGCAATGAAAcgtttaaaaaattagaaagaaaatcTTGACTAACCTGTATAGGGTTGAAAGCATGTGCTTATGAACTATTACAACATTCTGTACTTCCACATCAAAATTAGATGTGAGGCATAGTAGTTTCTCTAACTAACAACACATATTTTGCACATCAGTCTAGCACACAAAGAAGTGAAAGAAAAACCGCCTCCACCTATACTACAATCATAATAAAACTTCAGCAACTGAATTGATGTCAGGACTTGATCAATGTGGCAAAAGTCAATAAGAGAATCTCCTGAGAAACTAACAAAACTGCAACGCGAGATATGGCCAACCTCaagaatacaaaaaatattGGCAATCTCTAAATAACTCTATATCCCTCCATGACAATCAATCTTTTGATGATCCAACAGAAAACACATCATCACTGGGGTTTTTGATTAGACTCAATGAGCAACGCGTTCAACATTATTTGAAGGGCAGCATCATAGACAACTTCGTCATAATGCATTCCATCAGATGTACAACGAAGGCCACAAAAGTCGCTTAACAAACCAATGTCGAGTTTTAAAAGGGGGCCGCCAGATTGGCGCAAGAGCTTGCTTCCAGTAAGCTCTTTATCATAAGAACTGCACATTGCAGCAGTCATCCTTTGCTTCTTCTCAGCAGTGTTCAACATCGATGTTATCAATGTTGGCATCCCAACCCAAAATAAATGCAGCAAGTGAGAGGGTTTAGGCTCGCTCACCACTCCACCACCAGCATCCAAACTCGAAGAAACTGGCAAAAGAGTCAACACACTATCCCTCAAAACGCGCAATGAAACACCAAACTCCGACACATTGTTCACGTGCAGCATATCCCACAAGCCCGCCCCCATCATCAAGATATCAGGGAAATCCTTACTTCCCTTATACCTCAGCGTCAACTCAGTCAAATTCGCAACATACGGAGCCCAAACAAAATCCAACTTCATCCCGATCTCCTCCACCATCACCGAGTAATCACTGTGCCTCTTGAACAAATCCCCTTTTATCCTCTCCACACCCTCCGATCCCATAACCAACTCCAACAAAGAAACAACCATCAACCTCGACTGTGAGTCCCCGGCAACAACCACCCACGATCCATTCAACAAATCCGACGCATCGGATTTCTTCAACTTCTGAAAATCACACTCATCAACCTCACCATTCTTAGTCCAATCCCACGACCTCTTACAACCATTTTCGTTATCATCAAAATTGGCACCAATATCATCACATTCCCCAACATCGCTATACACAACTCTATGAAGCAAAAGCACGCAGGAATCACGATACAAAGAAGCTGGGGTCGAAATTACCTCCGATGGCGAGAGGAAAGCGGAGATTGAAGGAAAATAGGGCGTCAGATGCACGCCGACGGCGAGGGTGATGAAGAGGGCGCAGCTGAAGAAGAGCATCTTGTTGCGGCTCAAATGCCAGCCCGCCATACCCATCGGCACAAAAAGAACTACGCAGGCCGCTAACAGTCCGAGCTGAACGGCCCCTAGCATTTCTCGCACTCAATGTGTTGGACGAAATGTCTCTGCCGCTTTCCACTTTTTTCTCACATTTGGGGATTTGGGATAGGTTGGAACAGCGAGAAGTTTCCTGCCAGAAAGAGGGGTTTGGAGAGTGATGGCGATGGACTAACAAATTGATAGCTGCAAAATTCTTAGCGCGATAACTTTGGAAGGAGGGTTTTTCAGGTGAATTTGGCGATGTGAGAAAATAGGAAGCGAGAGAAAGTGGGAGATTTGATGGCGGTTTAGGGAAGATGAAAATGAAGTTTAGAGaagagatgagatgagatgagggATAATTACGTAGCTTATAAGGGATAATATTAGCTTGATCGCGTCATTAATTTCTCCCGACGTAGAATTTAAGAGCATAATTATCacattttaatcatttttatggCATTGGTTCTTAGATGGTGGCCCTCACCTGAGACACACCCATCTCCAATACATTGGATCTTAGCCCACGTCTAATtgagtgtttttagaggttgaaaaatgatttaattaattgaatccattacttagGAGGTGATTGATATGATGGAATGGAACAAGGGTGGAATGAAATGGAAGTAGGAATGGAATGAGTGTAGGAAAGGAATGACAAACCTTAGGTGATTCTTATACTTTGTATGCACAAGGAATACCAAAGGAATGAAATTgtcattctttgtttaatttaatttctatgataattctaaaaaaaatcaattcataTGATTGGTAGCTAGAAATAAAGTTTAGgaattaaatgaaattattttattttattaaattacctTTTACATCActttaaaagtataaaaattataaatataattgagtaGATAATAGTTTACTGATGTATTTCATGAAGAACATttgcaaaaatttaaattaaaatggtaattttgtggatgtaatatatatattagactATTGCTTATTTaaagttgataatattttattttaaaaaatatactccctccgtcccattattgaagacacaatttcctttttgggttatcccaataatgaagacacatttcttttttgggaAAGAATTAGTCATTTAAGTACACTAATTAAATCATGGCTAATGAGAGTATAAATACTCaattttatctctctctctcattacttcacgctctctctctctgccaTTACTCCCGAAACCCTAGCCCCTCAATTCAGTCTCCGCCGCTCTCACCTTCGATCTCATCAGTGTCTCCCTCCACCTTCGAACTCCGATACGCCGTCTCCCTTCACCCTCGATCGTCGATACGTCGCCCTCCCTTTCTCCCTCCACCCTCGATCCACCTCCATTAGCGCCGCCCTCCTCCGAGGTGAGTCCACTGTGTTTCCGCCTCCCGTTGTCTTCGAGAACCTCTAAATCTCGAAGTAGATGAGCCAAAAATTAGGTTGGGCTTCTTATTCGAACGGTGAATTCGTCCCCGATTCGGAGGACTTCGATCCGTTTGAATCTTTGCCTTCATTGCCGCTGCCGCCCCCTGGTTATATTGCTGAGTTTCACGGTGGATTCCAGTCGGAATCCGACGAGTCCTTGGGGTTTTCTTTGCCTCCATTCCCGCCGCCGCCCCCTGGTTATTCTTCTCAAATTGATGGCGGATTTCGAACTCCCTCGAAGGAGTCCTCCGGTGGTGCTTTGGAGAAGGTGTTGACGGTGAATGATACGCCCGTGTTGCCGATCCGACGGCCCATGATTCGACGTTACAGTCGCTGCCGACGCTCTCGCGATGAAGAAAGAGGAGTCCGATTTACTCCCTTTCTTATGCACTGAGAAAGGGGAGGACGTcctcagagagagggaggaggCGACTGTCGATGATGACACCCCAGAATGGTTGAGCGACTGTACTCCGGCGGTCCGACGGTTCCTCGAAATCTACTTACCGCCTGTGAAAAGGGTGAGATTGTTCTTATTGTACTTGTGTCCCTCATATTAATTGCCCATGTGTGTGGTGGTAGATGGATTGAAATGCTGAGATGATGATTCATGTGTAATATGGGCTGTGTGCTTTGATTTTATGTTATGGTTGTGATTCTTCGGCAAGATTGTGTGGGTGACTAAATATGGTGTGTGTTCTCTGTGTTTTTTTAGAGGGTTGTGTCCCCCCTGTGCGCGTGTATGTGTTGGTATGAGGGCTGTGTCCCCCATGTGCTCATGTATGTGTTGGTATGAGGGCTGTGACCCCCTGTAGAACCATAGAAAATGACTTCTCTACAGCCAACTCCACTTTACAAAATGATTTCTTCCAACTTTTAGGACAGCCAACTCCACTTTACAACTTAAGAACTATACAAAAGATTTTTTTACAAAATGATTTCTTCCCACTGTTTATACAACCAACTCCACTTtacaaaataatttacatacaaAAGATTTCTTTACAAAATGATTTCTTTACAAATTGGAGGCTACACCTAGAATGAACTAAATGGAGGCATCATCAATCAATTTCATTTGATTGAAGGCTGCCTCCATTGCATCAATTGCATCCTCTTCTTGTCCAATGTCATCTCTGCCTGCATCTTCTTGTCCAATGTCATCTCTGCCATCCTCTTGTAATCCCAACTGCTCCCTCAACTCTTCTATGCCATCCACATCTCCCTGCTCAATCAAGTATGCCAAACACTCTTCCACTAGCTCTTTAGGGACCTCTAATGCCATTGGAAAATTCCCCTGTCTTGCAAGCATCCCCTTCTTCATGTGTGAGATTTTATAACAATTCTGCCCTTTAACCTTCATTATCTCAGTGTAGCAGCCTTGAAGGCTCAAAAACACATTGTTTAAAGTCACTGCACTAAGCTCCTCAAATGATTTCTGCACTGCCTGCACTAGTTCAGTTTCATTTGAGCTAACTGCCTGCACTTGCAAGCTTTGAATAGCCCTAAACCAACCTAAATCATTGATTTTGGCGTCTGGACTATTTGGAGGTTGATGAATAATTCGAATATCAAATCCATTTGCACTTGCAGCTGCTCTAAAATCAGGATCATCATCTTTTATATGGGGCTTAGCATTATCTTGCTGTATGTATATAGTTTTGCTTGCAAATTGGGGCCACTTGGCCATGATTGCAGGTATAAGTTGTATATATAGAgagtaaaaactgaaattatTGATCTTACACATGAACTAAAATGAGCTCAACATAATAAAACCAATCATCTTTGAGTTACAATGCATACATAGCTCCTGTGAACTCCATACCTTGTAGATGTACATGTCCTTCATCACTTGTTTAGTGATGGACTGAATTGGCTTCTCTTCTAAGGTTCCAGCCTCCCGGTTCTTTGATTTTCGCTTCGCTGGTACCATCTCAGTGAACGGAAAAATCCCTATCTTTCCATCGAATAATACATTTCCATCTTCATCAAATAACGGCCTACACACTGCACATAGGAACATAATCTTTTTGATGAACTTTTTACTTTTACATGTGCGGTGTGGGTCGATTTCTGCTGGAGTCAAGTAAAATTTGTGATTTACTTTGCTCATGTAGAACCACTTCTCATCAGCATGAATAACATTGTGCATGTTATTGAACTTGAGGACATTGCATATTCTGCCATACACAATTTGTTCTAGAGAGAACCGCAGCCGTAATAACTTGTTGGGGGCTGTTAAATCTGGTCGAATGGCACTAGAATGAGGTCTGATCAGCCCCTTTGATATCCATCTACCAACTGTGCTCTTTGAGCAGTTTATGCCGGTTGCAAGCCTTCGAATTGTACCCCTTTTGTGCAATTCAAGACTTGAAATGAGTTCCAAATCTATGTGCACTCTTTTCCTTCGACTCTTACTGATTTTTTTGCTTTGAACGGTGACCAACTGACCTTGTGCATGTTCCTCTTTTACAGCCTTCCACAAACGGGCGATAGAACTCCGACAGCATCCCCATTTCTCCATGGCTGCCTTGGCTGTCCCATAGTGAAGCATCCCATTTGATGAGTTTTGCAGAAGAAACAAAGCAATGGCTTGTCGTTCGGCCCCGCTGAGATCTTTCCTTCTTGtcattctcttttctttttttggtggaAGCAGTTTTTTTAGAAGAATTTGGGGCGAAATGCTGCCCAAATTTTGGTGTAGTAAGAATGTGCAAACACCCCCTTTTATAGGGTTGTAAACATAACTTTTGGTGGcaaatttaattgaaaagtGGCGCCATTTTTTTCATGTTTAATTAATTGTGTTTTTCGGCTATTTGGAGGGAATTAGGCAGCGGCACATTTGGTGAAATGAACAAAAATGCTAATGGAGaaaaaaggaataaaaaaaatgtagcagaaattaatttaattagattttcgaatttaaattttttaagttTAAAATTTGAAGTCAAAAGTTAAAATAAAGGTCAAATAATTCATTAAACAATACCTAATCAAAATACTAATGGAGGTGGGCCATATCACTTTAACACCTAAACCActactccttaatctccgtgcccaaatgaattGTGTCTTaaatattgggacggatggagtatattttttattgaaaaaatattttttatattttgaataataataataataataataataataataataataataatgttgatgatgatgatgatgatgatgatgatgatgatgcatgTTTTATACATCAAAACTTAAATTTAGATGGTTTAAGAATGGAATGAAATGACTAATACCATGGTAGATGAAAGGAATGACCATTCTCATAGATGTAGGAATGGTAGTTCCAAATGGAAAGGTGATTCCAACGAAAAGAACATACCAAGCAAGGGAATGGAATGaaggtaggaatcaccattccattcccacctccattccatcataccaatcacctccttatTCATTGATTTGGGTA is a window encoding:
- the LOC130998162 gene encoding uncharacterized protein LOC130998162 — its product is MTRRKDLSGAERQAIALFLLQNSSNGMLHYGTAKAAMEKWGCCRSSIARLWKAVKEEHAQGQLVTVQSKKISKSRRKRVHIDLELISSLELHKRGTIRRLATGINCSKSTVGRWISKGLIRPHSSAIRPDLTAPNKLLRLRFSLEQIVYGRICNVLKFNNMHNVIHADEKWFYMSKVNHKFYLTPAEIDPHRTCKSKKFIKKIMFLCAVCRPLFDEDGNVLFDGKIGIFPFTEMVPAKRKSKNREAGTLEEKPIQSITKQVMKDMYIYKQDNAKPHIKDDDPDFRAAASANGFDIRIIHQPPNSPDAKINDLGWFRAIQSLQVQAVSSNETELVQAVQKSFEELSAVTLNNVFLSLQGCYTEIMKVKGQNCYKISHMKKGMLARQGNFPMALEVPKELVEECLAYLIEQGDVDGIEELREQLGLQEDGRDDIGQEDAGRDDIGQEEDAIDAMEAAFNQMKLIDDASI
- the LOC131001623 gene encoding protein ALTERED XYLOGLUCAN 9, which produces MLGAVQLGLLAACVVLFVPMGMAGWHLSRNKMLFFSCALFITLAVGVHLTPYFPSISAFLSPSEVISTPASLYRDSCVLLLHRVVYSDVGECDDIGANFDDNENGCKRSWDWTKNGEVDECDFQKLKKSDASDLLNGSWVVVAGDSQSRLMVVSLLELVMGSEGVERIKGDLFKRHSDYSVMVEEIGMKLDFVWAPYVANLTELTLRYKGSKDFPDILMMGAGLWDMLHVNNVSEFGVSLRVLRDSVLTLLPVSSSLDAGGGVVSEPKPSHLLHLFWVGMPTLITSMLNTAEKKQRMTAAMCSSYDKELTGSKLLRQSGGPLLKLDIGLLSDFCGLRCTSDGMHYDEVVYDAALQIMLNALLIESNQKPQ